Proteins co-encoded in one Taeniopygia guttata chromosome 4, bTaeGut7.mat, whole genome shotgun sequence genomic window:
- the SOWAHB gene encoding ankyrin repeat domain-containing protein SOWAHB, which translates to MARELSQEAVLDFLWAAGGRAPNTALLRHFQRFLRDPALTEQQRRERREYFKSLVNSLATVHPAAAPGASKDIVLRRRYRDLLDEELPPPEEQREQEEEKNEPPPPPRRDPDGRRGPRGEAAEHGRPGGAGGCAARGRGGPCCECRRARRAAAAAAAVPAPGPGTPPAPRPPRSRSPPPPPQPPPYRTQPLSSGPWALRPGGTARPQHPALPSDPGALSSAVPPRSLSPPLPAAGLPSATAPRSRTPPLPPGPERPPPYRPPQPRSPPQPVTGMPLLKAPRPSASPGRRPHAGPIPSPLLSSGPRALSPRDLPPSRSLPLLSAPEVLPLSRSLQALPASPSSPLLLSGPEALASTRLLPSQSRSLQQLPTRPSPDLPRGSRGLTPKGPTQPQVLRLHPCQSLPLPSGPGILPTTRSPPPQSLPWSATLPSPSRSLQPPLARSPPSQSLLPAQGPAVPQASESQPPAPLPVFRSIRRQLALSEAQGTPASVHNDCGRQPHSMLAKSSPRNASSRGPVVPLGQREHAWLVAMSAGCWAQVRGLFLEEPELALQRDFISGFTVLHWLAKHGDGPGLQELAAAAQQVGLALDVDARSGCGYTPLHLAAIHGHQLVIKVLVLQLGCQVQVRDGSGRQPWEYLGSSTSGEIWQLLEAPRGTIMFPTQPLARSVSSVSKVSPSTGRAALPACLRVQLGRGAVSHPSGSDSD; encoded by the coding sequence ATGGCGCGGGAGCTGAGCCAGGAGGCTGTGCTGGACTTCCTCTGGGCGGCCGGGGGGCGAGCCCCCAACACGGCACTGCTCCGCCACTTCCAGCGGTTCCTCCGCGACCCGGCGCTGACGGAGCAGCAGCGGCGGGAGCGCCGCGAGTACTTCAAGAGCCTCGTCAACTCCCTGGCCACCGTCcaccccgccgccgcccccggcgcCTCCAAGGACATCGTCCTCCGCCGCAGGTACCGCGACCTCCTCGATGAGGAGCTGCCACCTCCGGAGGAGCAgcgggagcaggaggaggaaaagaacgagccgccgccgccgccccgacGCGACCCCGACGGGCGGCGCGGCCCCCGCGGGGAGGCGGCGGAGCATgggcggcccggcggggcggggggctgcgccgcccggggccgcggcgggccGTGCTGCGAGTGCCGCCGGGCTcgccgcgctgccgccgccgccgccgccgtcccCGCGCCGGGCCCCGGGACACCGCCCGCCCCCcggccgccccgctcccgctccccgccgcccccgccgcagccgcccccGTACCGGACCCAGCCGCTGTCTTCGGGCCCCTGGGCGCTTCGCCCCGGCGGCACGGCGCGGCCCCAGCACCCCGCGCTGCCGTCGGATCCTGGGGCGCTGTCCtccgcggtgccgccccggtCCTTatcgccgccgctgcccgccgccGGGCTGCCCTCTGCCACAGCGCCCCGGTCCCGGACGCCACCGCTGCCACCGGGCCCGGAGAGGCCGCCTCCCTACAGACCGCCTCAGCCCCGATCTCCGCCGCAGCCGGTGACTGGGATGCCCTTGCTGAAAGCCCCTCGACCCTCAGCAAGCCCGGGGAGGCGACCCCACGCCGGACCCATCCCGTCCCCGCTGCTGTCATCGGGCCCCAGGGCGCTGTCCCCCCGTGACCTGCCCCCATCCCGATCCTTGCCGTTGCTGTCCGCCCCGGAGGTGCTGCCCCTGTCCCGGTCCCTGCAGGcactccctgccagcccctcatCGCCACTGCTTTTGTCAGGCCCCGAGGCGCTCGCTTCCACCAGGCTGCTCCCATCGCAGTccaggtccctgcagcagctccccaccAGGCCATCCCCAGACCTGCCGAGGGGATCCAGGGGGCTGACCCCCAAGGGACCAACCCAACCTCAAGTCCTGCGACTGCACCCGTGTCAAAGCCTGCCACTGCCGTCAGGTCCTGGGATCCTGCCCACCACCAggtcccccccaccccaatccCTGCCATGGTCTGCCACTCTCCCGTCCCCATCCCgctccctgcagccaccccTTGCCAGGTCACCCCCATCCCAGTCcttgctgccagcacagggcccCGCAGTGCCCCAAGCCTCGGAGAGCCAGCCTCCGGCACCGCTGCCTGTTTTCCGGAGCATCAGGCGCCAGCTCGCTTTGTCGGAGGCGCAGGGCACCCCCGCCTCAGTGCACAATGACTGTGGGCGGCAGCCCCACTCCATGCTCGCCAAGAGCTCCCCTAGGAACGCCTCAAGCCGGGGGCCTGTGGTGCCACTGGGACAGCGGGAGCACGCCTGGCTGGTGGCAATGTCAGCAGGCTGCTGGGCTCAGGTGCGAGGGCTCTTTCTGGAAGAGCCTGAGCTGGCCCTGCAGAGGGATTTCATATCAGGCTTCACGGTCCTTCACTGGCTGGCCAAGCACGGCGACGGGCCgggcctgcaggagctggcagcggCGGCACAGCAGGTCGGGCTGGCCCTAGACGTGGATGCCCGCTCGGGCTGCGGGTACACGCCGCTGCACCTGGCTGCCATACACGGCCACCAGCTGGTCATCaaggtgctggtgctgcagctggggtgCCAGGTGCAGGTGCGGGACGGCAGCGGGCGCCAGCCGTGGGAATACCTGGGCAGCTCCACCTCGGGAGAGatctggcagctcctggaggcACCCCGTGGCACAATCATGTTCCCCACGCAGCCCCTGGCCCGCAGTGTGTCCTCTGTCAGCAAGGTCTCGCCGTCCACCGGCAGGGCAGCGTTGCCTGCCTGCCTCCGGGTGCAGCTCGGCCGTGGGGCAGTGTCCCACCCATCCGGCAGCGACAGTGACTGA